From the genome of Ziziphus jujuba cultivar Dongzao chromosome 6, ASM3175591v1, one region includes:
- the LOC107430754 gene encoding uncharacterized protein LOC107430754 codes for MALQGFSFCCNGNIASRELTSMPCSSIKSFGTLQHLSSPSPKESNFVFSKTFGRGHKIQLFPGQHHLYRRTGRSICLNEASHLLLLRPCQAKSDDSEGSLTGESIILDEQTLERDLHIAISEENYAKAAKIRDSLKLLHEDSRTSVLAANARFYNSFKAGDLATMQTLWAKGNNICCVHPGARGISGFDDVMTSWEYVWANYEFPLEIELKDVNVHVRGDVGYVTCVELVKTKGSSWGGQFVTNLFEKIDGQWFICIHHASPIDL; via the exons ATGGCGCTTCAAGGATTTAGCTTCTGTTGCAAT GGAAATATTGCTTCCAGAGAGCTTACTAGCATGCCATGTTCAAGTATTAAGAGTTTTGGGACACTACAGCATCTTTCTTCACCTTCTCCAAAGGAAtcgaattttgttttttctaaaacttttggaaGAGGGCATAAAATCCAGCTTTTTCCTGGTCAACATCATCTCTATAGGCGAACTGGAAGGTCCA TATGCTTGAATGAAGCTTCTCATTTGCTTTTATTAAGACCATGCCAAGCGAAAAGTGATGACTCAGAGGGTAGCTTAACCGGTGAAAGCATCATATTGGATGAGCAAACTTTAGAGCGGGACCTGCATATTGCTATTTCCGAAGAGAATTATGCTAAAGCAGCAAAAATTAGGGACAGCCTCAAGCTTCTTCATGAAGATAGCAGAACATCTGTATTGGCAGCAAATGCTCGATTTTACAACTCTTTCAAGGCTGGGGATCTAGCTACCATGCAAACCCTTTGGGCAAAAGGGAACAACATTTGTTGCGTGCATCCAGGCGCAAGGGGAATATCTGGTTTTGATGATGTTATGACTAGCTGGGAGTATGTATGGGCAAACTATGAATTTCCACTTGAAATTGAATTAAAAGATGTTAATGTTCATGTTAGAGGGGATGTAGGATATGTTACCTGTGTGGAATTGGTTAAGACAAAAGGTAGCAGTTGGGGTGGACAGTTTGTAACCAATCTATTTGAGAAGATTGATGGTCAATGGTTTATCTGTATTCACCATGCTTCACCCATTGATTTGTGA
- the LOC107430695 gene encoding uncharacterized protein LOC107430695, whose amino-acid sequence MGFSSELKNSSKQQNDSNTEKTTVASTHANQVLKHQDRLKLKNHVGPSHSNLHYEFTRDAAKKSSGNQHRQNRKGSADKHVELVKHMSNLPGYLQHDDRGENLQEKAFNVGVLDWAQLEKWKTKHKYPTQRDSTLASCSTSNSSLNRSTGLSASSSAVQIERQRLNKQHSSHCSSLVSSRKDKLSSQHSAQHARFQDLENASKNTIIGEKISQSFKSFGKGHSGVIHEREKTIDVDQKITPQMRNVSEKFKTCGASPGPKESINSSDGKAKNTKGGLVEKNIKRKTREQFVSKSEALASKQESGDISLGEEEKSTGSFETKKIVENLHEPETDAAHQHHSGRKNAFALIPKKFPQKGSAEVLQISQHSRIVDKNDTKSNKNKFSDGFSTEENNSARLCSEIPHSCPLLYVESNATSDAMPNRLINHRSMELSSVASQPFQFSDKSQDLIYEGKCTERSKLDIRLRSLSFVDTSKTLGQETYEMAVGKGRNPSPLRRLSFSLGRMGRSFSFKEGSAVPQLNSTHVSVKSGPVNSSASDCVDFPNREKANGHNRARSSPLRRLLDPILKHKEAHRRNHSEAVLPPKGSLINSSSSVPVQPSQDMKHEASWVQALLHLTIKNGLPLFKFEVDNNSNILATTMKNLSSSGKDGSGQIYTFYFVNEIKRKNSGWINQGSRGKNSDFVYNIVGKMKVSNSSFSDTCGQDSSHCLVRECVLVGVELKQADQESPKLKPNRELAAAVVKIPSKNTIHDNQQSDENLMEKGYEKCLPEDQCSYNLGEHEHSNSTTVILPSGDHSTPNKGEPSPLLDRWKSGGLCDCGGWDVGCKLRVLSKRNKCSKISKTFKASPTSDCLELFVQGEAQQDRPIFSLVPLKEGIYKIEFNASITHLQAFFICIVAMSSQKPSDLSDATNMSEAKAFKEPDLDGNDIVHAKVPAKYATNPPLSPVGRV is encoded by the exons ATGGGATTCAGTTCAGAGCTGAAGAATAGTTCTAAACAGCAGAATGACTCAAACACAGAGAAGACTACGGTTGCTTCAACCCATGCAAACCAAGTTCTGAAGCATCAGGACAGGTTGAAATTGAAAAACCATGTCGGTCCATCGCACAGTAATCTGCATTATGAATTCACGCGAGATGCAGCCAAAAAATCCTCAGGGAATCAGCATAGGCAGAACAGGAAGGGGAGTGCAGATAAACATGTTGAGCTTGTCAAACACATGTCAAACTTGCCTGGTTATCTCCAGCATGATGATAGAGGAGAAAATCTCCAAGAGAAGGCTTTTAATGTTGGAGTTCTAGACTGGGCTCAGCTAGAGAAATGGAAGACCAAGCATAAGTATCCCACACAAAGAGATAGCACACTTGCATCATGCAGTACAAGTAATTCATCATTGAATAGGAGCACTGGGTTATCTGCATCCTCTAGTGCAGTTCAAATTGAGAGACAGAGACTGAACAAGCAACATTCTTCACATTGTTCTAGTCTTGTGTCATCTCGTAAGGACAAGCTTTCTTCCCAACATTCTGCTCAACATGCACGTTTTCAGGACTTAGAAAATGCTTCCAAGAATACCATTATTGGAGAGAAAATTTCGCAGAGCTTCAAGTCTTTTGGCAAAGGACACTCAGGCGTAATTCATGAACGGGAGAAGACTATAGATGTAGATCAGAAGATCACACCCCAAATGAGAAATGTGtcagaaaaatttaaaacttgtgGGGCCTCACCTGGTCCAAAGGAAAGTATAAACTCATCTGATGGCAAAGCTAAGAATACCAAGGGAGGGTTGGTAGAAAAGAATATCAAGAGAAAAACTAGAGAACAATTCGTTTCAAAATCTGAAGCCCTGGCATCAAAACAGGAAAGTGGCGATATCTCACTTGGAGAGGAAGAGAAGAGTACTGGAAGTTTTGAAACTAAAAAGATTGTGGAGAATTTGCATGAACCAGAAACTGATGCAGCTCATCAACATCACTCTGGCAGGAAGAATGCTTTTGCTCTCATACCCAAAAAGTTTCCCCAGAAAGGATCTGCAGAGGTATTGCAGATATCACAACATAGTAGAATAGTGGACAAGAATGATacgaaatcaaataaaaataaattctcagATGGCTTCTCTACTGAGGAGAACAACTCTGCAAGACTCTGTTCTGAAATCCCACACTCGTGTCCTCTGCTCTATGTTGAGTCCAATGCCACATCAGATGCTATGCCAAATAGGTTGATTAATCATCGGAGCATGGAGCTTTCTTCTGTTGCATCTCAACCATTTCAGTTCTCAGATAAGTCACAAGATCTGATATATGAAGGTAAATGTACAGAAAGGAGCAAGCTGGACATTAGGCTAAGGAGTTTAAGTTTTGTTGACACTTCAAAGACATTAGGTCAAGAAACTTATGAGATGGCAGTTGGAAAGGGCAGAAATCCATCTCCCCTTCGTCGATTGAGCTTCAGCTTAGGCCGGATGGGAAGAAGTTTCAGTTTTAAAGAGGGTTCAGCTGTTCCACAGCTAAACTCTACACATGTCAGTGTTAAGTCTGGCCCTGTGAATTCTAGTGCTTCTGATTGTGTGGATTTCCCAAATAGAGAGAAGGCAAATGGCCATAACAGAGCTAGGTCCAGTCCTTTAAGAAGGCTACTAGACCCAATATTAAAGCATAAGGAAGCACATCGACGCAATCATTCTGAAGCTGTTTTGCCACCTAAGGGAAGCTTGATTAATTCCTCAAGCTCTGTGCCAGTACAGCCATCTCAGGATATGAAGCATGAGGCATCTTGGGTTCAAGCTCTTTTGCATTTAACAATAAAGAATGGACTCCCTCTGTTTAAATTTGAGGTTGACAACAACAGCAACATTCTTGCAACAACGATGAAAAATCTTTCATCATCTGGGAAGGATGGTTCAGGccaaatttatactttttacTTTGTTAATGAGATTAAAAGAAAGAACAGTGGCTGGATCAATCAAGGAAGTAGAGGGAAGAATAGTGACTTTGTCTATAACATTGTTGGTAAGATGAAGGTTTCCAACTCTAGTTTCTCTGATACATGTGGCCAGGACTCTAGCCATTGTTTGGTAAGAGAGTGTGTTTTGGTGGGAGTTGAGCTAAAACAGGCAGATCAAGAATCGCCAAAGCTCAAGCCAAACAGAGAGCTTGCAGCAGCTGTTGTCAAGATCCCAAGCAAAAACACGATCCATGATAACCAGCAGAGTGATGAAAATTTGATGGAGAAGGGCTATGAGAAGTGTTTGCCGGAGGATCAATGCTCTTACAACTTGGGAGAACATGAACATTCAAACAGTACCACAGTCATACTTCCAAGTGGTGATCATAGCACACCGAACAAAGGTGAACCTTCACCATTACTTGACCGATGGAAATCTGGAGGATTATGTGACTGTGGAGGTTGGGATGTTGGTTGCAAACTTCGTGTTCTTTCCAAAAGGAATAAATGCTctaaaatatccaaaacatttAAAGCCAGCCCAACCTCAGATTGTCTTGAGCTTTTTGTTCag GGAGAAGCACAACAAGACAGGCCAATTTTCAGTTTGGTGCCACTTAAGGAGGGGATTTACAAAATCGAATTCAATGCATCAATCACTCACTTACAAGCATTCTTCATTTGCATAGTGGCTATGAGCAGTCAGAAACCTTCAGATCTGTCAGATGCAACTAACATGTCCGAAGCAAAAGCTTTTAAGGAGCCAGATTTGGATGGAAATGATATAGTCCATGCCAAAGTGCCTGCAAAGTATGCAACAAATCCACCCCTCTCTCCAGTCGGAAGAGTCTAA